One segment of Macrotis lagotis isolate mMagLag1 chromosome 1, bilby.v1.9.chrom.fasta, whole genome shotgun sequence DNA contains the following:
- the ID3 gene encoding LOW QUALITY PROTEIN: DNA-binding protein inhibitor ID-3 (The sequence of the model RefSeq protein was modified relative to this genomic sequence to represent the inferred CDS: deleted 1 base in 1 codon) — protein MKALSPARGCYEAVCCLSERSLAIARGRGKSPAAEEPLSLLYDMNDCYSRLRELVPGVPRGTELSQVEILQRVIDYILDLQVVLAQPAPGPPDGPHLGIQTAELTSELYSKDERSLCH, from the exons ATGAAGGCTCTGAGCCCCGCGCGAGGCTGCTACGAAGCCGTGTGCTGCCTGTCGGAGCGCAGCCTGGCCATCGCGCGCGGCCGCGGGAAGAGCCCGGCGGCCGAGGAGCCGCTGAGCCTGCTCTACGACATGAACGACTGCTATTCGCGCCTGCGGGAGCTGGTGCCGGGCGTCCCCCGCGGGACGGAGCTCAGCCAGGTGGAGATCCTGCAGCGGGTCATCGACTACATCCTGGACCTGCAGGTGGTGCTGGCCCAGCCCGCCCCG GGGCCCCCCGACGGGCCCCATCTCGGCATCCAG ACGGCCGAACTGACGTCGGAACTCTACTCAAAAGATGAGCGAAGTCTTTGCCACTGA